The Humulus lupulus chromosome 3, drHumLupu1.1, whole genome shotgun sequence genome window below encodes:
- the LOC133824950 gene encoding uncharacterized protein LOC133824950 has translation MPRRSKHLLRLQDVEVRLDGEQLRASRKEPPPPKPRDMSQERPPPMEEKEASSPSIWPDGGHPEPPTPPRPRPPVAPHSGHRDPGPSTRRPGKSPHVHLVSSNSKNCFYVDEICELHKKNQKLEATLENMQEVLNDLLQGKLSLPVPKHKENERERGEIAIPVDDGRIQLSTSNTPQTKYHEGPRPTKYPQEQRQRNNDGLRNEPEVTSKEAMPDLREELNGKRLAVRTTPPVAPPKDREKRKGNPTEIRDSLHKRRQELDTEMRSLRSKITTASGGHLNDEEFNYESPFSREIQLE, from the coding sequence ATGCCAAGGCGTTCGAAACACCTACTTCGGctacaagatgttgaggttcGCCTGGACGGAGAGCAACTGAGGGCCTCCCGGAAGGAACCCCCTCCACCTAAGCCGAGGGACATGTCGCAGGAACGTCCTCCACCaatggaggagaaggaagcatcgtccccatCTATCTGGCCCGACGGAGGTCACCCAGAGCCACCAACGCCTCCACGTCCCCGACCCCCAGTGGCACCCCACTCCGGTCATCGAGACCCGGGTCCCTCAACGCGGAGGCCAGGAAAAAGTCCCCATGTGCATTTGGTGAGTTCCAACTCAAAGAATTGCTTTTATGTGGATGAAATTTGCGAGTTGCACAAGAAAAACCAAAAGTTGGAAGCCacgctagagaacatgcaggaggtcttaAACGACCTTCTGCAAGGAAAGTTGAGCCTACCCGTTCCAAAGCACAAGGAGAACGAACGAGAAAGAGGGGAAATCGCTATCCCCGTGGACGATGGGAGAATCCAgctctccaccagtaacaccccccagacaaagtaccatgagggaccgAGACCGACAAAATACCCCCAAGAGCAAAGACAGAGGAACAACGATGGTCTCAGGAACGAGCCTGAAGTCACCTCTAAGGAAGCGATGCCTGACCTAAGAGAAGAGCTCAATGGGAAGAGGTTAGCAGTGAGGACAACACCCCCTGTGGCCCCTCCGAAGGacagagaaaagagaaaggggaATCCCACTGAGATAAGGGACTCCTTACATAAGAGGCGACAAgagctagacaccgagatgaggagtcTTCGGAGCAAGATTACCACGGCGTCAGGGGGGCACCTTAACGATGAAGAATTCAACTACGAGTCACCTTTCTCACGAGAAATCCAGTTGGAGTGA